The Cucumis melo cultivar AY chromosome 5, USDA_Cmelo_AY_1.0, whole genome shotgun sequence genome has a segment encoding these proteins:
- the LOC103504417 gene encoding linoleate 9S-lipoxygenase 6-like encodes MFSIGKNIVEGALNTTGDLAGSVINAGSNIAGQISNIGGQKIKGKVILMRSNVLDFTEFHSSLLDNFTELLGGGVSLQLISATQTSALDSRGKVGKKAFLEKWLTSIPPLFAGESVFQVNFTWEDGFGFPGAFFIQNGHTSEFFLKSLTLEDVPGYGRVHFDCNSWVYPSGRYKKDRIFFANNTYLPSDTPNPLRKYREEELLTLRGDGTGERKEWDRIYDYDIYNDLSEPGDGRPILGGSQFPYPRRGRTGRQREWKDSNYESRLPVISGLNIYVPRDENFGHLKLSDFLAFALKSLVSTVQPALVNIVDFSPGEFDKFQDVHNLYEGGLPVPLDVFRNLTKDFTPPMFQELLRTDNDQRFLKFSPPQVVKEDKFAWQTDEEFAREMLAGVNPLIIRRLEEFPPKSKLDSNKYGDQHSKITEEDIKFGLEGLTIDEALNQKRLYILDHHDALMPYLRKINSTKTKTYATRTLLFLKEDGTLKPLVIELSLPHPQGDQFGANSKQYFPAEEGVQKSIWQLAKAYVVVNDAGYHQLISHWLNTHAVQEPFVIATHRQLSVLHPIHKLLVPHYKDTMFINAFARQVLVNGDGLLERTHFQSKYAMELSSYIYKEWNFNEQALPVDLIKRGVAVEDASSPHGLKLLIEDYPFAIDGLEIWSTIKTWVTNYCSLYYKDDSAIQNDVELQSWWKEAREKGHADKKNETWWPKLQNFNELVETCTTIIWISSALHAAVNFGQYPYGGFIPNRPTISRRHMPEVGSAEYKELESKPEKAYLNTINSMLQTLLGVSLIEILSRHASDEVYLGQRASIEWTSDKAALEVFENFGKQVFEVESRIIERNKDVNLKNRTGPVNVPYTLLLPSSTEGLTGRGIPNSISI; translated from the exons atgttttCAATTGGGAAGAATATCGTAGAAGGAGCTTTGAATACAACTGGGGATCTTGCAGGTTCTGTTATCAATGCTGGTAGTAACATTGCAGGCCAAATCTCCAATATTGGGGGACAGAAAATCAAAGGGAAAGTGATTCTTATGAGAAGTAATGTTTTGGATTTCACTGAATTCCATTCATCTCTTCTTGATAACTTCACTGAGCTATTGGGTGGTGGTGTTTCTCTTCAACTCATTAGTGCCACTCAAACTT CTGCACTTGACTCAAGAGGGAAAGTTGGGAAGAAGGCATTTTTGGAGAAATGGCTAACTTCAATTCCACCATTGTTTGCTGGAGAATCAGTGTTTCAAGTGAACTTTACATGGGAAGATGGTTTTGGATTTCCAGGAGCTTTCTTTATTCAAAATGGACATACAAGTGAATTCTTCCTTAAATCTCTCACTCTTGAGGATGTTCCTGGCTATGGCAGAGTCCATTTTGATTGTAATTCATGGGTTTACCCTTCTGGAAGATACAAGAAAGATCGTATTTTCTTTGCTAACAAC ACATATCTTCCAAGTGATACACCAAATCCTCTTCGTAAGTATAGAGAGGAGGAATTGTTGACTCTTAGAGGAGATGGCACTGGAGAGCGTAAGGAATGGGATAGAATATACGACTACGATATTTACAACGACCTTTCCGAACCTGGTGATGGGCGTCCCATTCTTGGAGGTAGCCAATTCCCTTACCCTCGTCGTGGAAGAACCGGACGACAACGAGAATGGAAAG ATTCCAACTATGAAAGTAGATTGCCAGTGATATCAGGATTAAATATTTATGTACCAAGAGATGAAAATTTTGGTCACTTGAAGTTATCAGATTTTCTTGCATTTGCATTGAAATCACTTGTATCAACCGTTCAGCCAGCACTTGTAAACATAGTAGATTTCTCACCAGGAGAGTTTGATAAATTTCAAGATGTTCATAATCTTTACGAAGGAGGACTTCCTGTTCCACTGGATGTCTTTAGAAATCTTACCAAGGATTTCACACCTCCAATGTTCCAAGAACTTCTTAGGACTGATAATGACCAACGGTTTCTCAAATTTTCGCCCCCACAAGTTGTTAAAG AGGACAAGTTTGCATGGCAAACAGACGAAGAATTTGCAAGAGAAATGCTAGCTGGAGTTAACCCTCTAATCATACGTCGTCTTGAG GAGTTTCCTCCCAAAAGCAAACTTGACTCAAATAAGTATGGTGATCAACATAGCAAGATTACTGAAGAAGACATAAAATTTGGCTTAGAAGGTCTCACAATTGATGAG GCATTGAATCAGAAGAGATTATACATATTGGATCACCATGATGCCTTAATGCCATATcttagaaaaataaattcaacaaaaacaaaaacatatgcTACAAGAACAttgctatttttgaaagaagatGGAACTTTGAAGCCATTGGTTATTGAGTTGAGTCTGCCACACCCTCAAGGTGATCAATTTGGTGCAAATAGCAAACAATATTTTCCAGCTGAAGAAGGAGTTCAAAAGTCAATATGGCAATTGGCTAAGGCTTATGTGGTTGTCAATGATGCTGGTTACCATCAACTTATCAGCCATTG GTTGAATACTCATGCAGTACAAGAGCCATTTGTGATTGCGACACATAGACAATTGAGTGTACTTCATCCAATTCATAAGTTACTTGTTCCTCATTACAAAGACACTATGTTTATCAATGCATTTGCAAGACAAGTTCTTGTTAATGGCGATGGTCTTCTTGAACGAACCCACTTTCAATCAAAGTATGCCATGGAGTTGTCTTCTTACATATATAAAGAATGGAATTTCAATGAGCAAGCACTCCCTGTTGATCTCATCAAGAG AGGTGTAGCGGTTGAGGATGCAAGTTCACCACATGGACTTAAGTTACTCATAGAGGATTATCCATTTGCTATTGATGGGCTTGAGATTTGGTCAACAATCAAAACATGGGTTACAAACTATTGTTCTCTATACTACAAAGATGATAGTGCAATTCAAAATGATGTTGAACTTCAATCTTGGTGGAAAGAGGCTAGAGAGAAAGGTCATGctgataagaaaaatgaaacatGGTGGCCAAAGTTGCAAAATTTCAACGAACTGGTTGAAACATGTACTACCATCATATGGATATCTTCAGCTCTTCATGCTGCAGTTAACTTTGGACAATATCCTTATGGAGGCTTTATTCCGAATCGACCAACAATAAGTCGTAGGCATATGCCTGAAGTAGGAAGTGCTGAGTACAAAGAACTTGAATCAAAGCCTGAGAAGGCTTACTTGAACACAATCAATTCGATGTTGCAAACACTTCTTGGAGTTTCACTAATTGAAATATTGTCAAGGCATGCTTCTGATGAAGTTTATCTTGGACAAAGAGCTAGTATTGAATGGACTTCCGACAAAGCTGCACTGGAAGTGTTTGAGAATTTTGGAAAACAAGTGTTTGAAGTTGAAAGTAGAATCATTGAAAGGAATAAAGATGTGAATCTCAAAAATAGAACTGGACCCGTTAATGTTCCATATACTTTGCTTCTTCCATCAAGTACTGAAGGGCTCACAGGCAGAGGAATTCCAAACAGCATTTCTATTTGA